A region from the Phycisphaeraceae bacterium genome encodes:
- a CDS encoding nucleotide exchange factor GrpE produces MKFNPVDMGTDSSDDASQPGTPGPSAKPGSSAEAAPKASDAHAALQNEITDLKAQLLRAAADYQNFARRSQQSINDAREQQLMDVARALLSVLDTFDLALAVDTSKASAETLLKGVGMVRDELLKVLNRFDIQRIDVKPGEEFDPRRHEAMMRQSVQGIASQHIAAQLSPGYAIGDKTLRPVKVSVAE; encoded by the coding sequence ATGAAATTCAACCCAGTGGACATGGGAACGGACAGCTCGGATGACGCTTCGCAGCCCGGCACCCCCGGACCATCCGCAAAGCCCGGTTCATCGGCCGAGGCTGCGCCAAAGGCGTCCGATGCCCATGCAGCTTTGCAGAATGAGATCACGGACTTGAAAGCTCAGCTTCTGCGCGCCGCAGCCGACTATCAAAACTTCGCCCGTCGATCACAGCAGAGCATCAACGACGCCCGTGAGCAGCAGCTCATGGATGTCGCGCGGGCACTCCTTTCCGTACTCGACACGTTTGATCTGGCGTTGGCGGTGGACACGTCGAAAGCCTCAGCCGAGACGCTGCTTAAGGGTGTCGGCATGGTGCGTGACGAATTGCTGAAGGTGCTCAACAGGTTTGATATTCAACGTATCGATGTTAAACCGGGTGAGGAATTCGATCCGCGGCGGCACGAGGCCATGATGCGACAGTCGGTACAGGGTATCGCCAGTCAGCACATCGCGGCTCAGCTTTCACCCGGTTATGCCATTGGTGATAAGACGCTTCGCCCCGTCAAGGTGAGCGTGGCGGAATAA